AAGGCTGCAAGGCTCTGATACTTGCTCGCATCGCGCACTGCGGTCCAATCGGAGTGGTAGCGGTACTGCTTGCGTCCTCGGGCATCGCGCCCGGTGGCCTGCAGATGCCCGAGCGGGGTAGGGCAGATCCACACTTCTTCGTATGCCGGCGGTATTGCCAGGGCGTCGATGCGCTTGATTTCCCGCGCGCTGCGTATGCGTCTGCCTTGGGCGTCCAGGTAGTGGAAGGCGCTGCCGTTGACACGGACCCGGGCATAGCCTGCCTGGCTGTCGTCGTAATAGACCAGCGCTGCGCCGCCGCGGGCGGGTGCCGTTCGGGAACTTGGGTTCATGTCGTCTGCGGCAAACAGGGGGACAGGGACGCTGTCATCAGCATGCGGCGTGCCCGCAATCCCCGACGAAGGGGCTGGGCACGCGGCTTGCTGATGGATGAGTGGATTTTCCCCGGAGACAGCCATGCACATCGCGTACTCGTACTACCTGCACGTTCCGCCCAAGCCAGATCCGATCCCGCCAGGTTCGCCGCCCGGCGACCTGCCTGTTGATCCGGATACCGACGAACCGGACGTGGACCTGCCGCCCTTGTCGCCGCCCGGCAAGGAGATCACGCCGCCCAGCCCCTGACGCGGGCTGTGGCTTTTCCCTGATCCCAACAAGAACCGAGGAGTCGCCATGTCGACCATCCTGCTGATTATTCTTATCCTGCTCCTGGTCGGCGCCGTGCCGGCCTGGCCCCATAGCCGCGGTTGGGGCTATTACCCCAGCGGCATACTGGGCATATTGCTGATCGTGCTGATTGTGATGCTGTTGACCGGCCGGCTCTAGCAGGTCCAATGCGGTCATGAAGGCGCGAGCCGTGTCGGACGGCTCGCGCATCGGTCCGAGCGCCGGGCGGCCGTCTGGCGGACCGGCGGGTGGCGCGGGCTTGCGCCCAGGCGTAAGATCGCCGGGTTTTTGTGCAGCCCTCCGCCATCCGCGGCATTCCCGACATGACCATCCCCTTGCTTGTCTTGATAGAAAGCGTGCAGGATTACCTGCCCGAAATCGAAGCGCGCGGCTTTCG
The sequence above is drawn from the Achromobacter xylosoxidans genome and encodes:
- a CDS encoding DUF3309 family protein translates to MSTILLIILILLLVGAVPAWPHSRGWGYYPSGILGILLIVLIVMLLTGRL